In the Salvia splendens isolate huo1 chromosome 16, SspV2, whole genome shotgun sequence genome, caattgtgatccgagtagAAATATTCAgtatgcaaaaattcaaaagataaagtataggaccaaaatcataaaatgagcatatgttcaaGACCAGTTTTAGCCTTTACTCTCTATATTATTATTCAACACTTTCATCATCAACAAGGAAAAGGCTTTAGTTCCATGTACAACATATCTTTCCCAACAACCGAATTCCAGTCTATCAAGGACTAAACCAAAGAGAGAAATTGAATAGAAGAATTTGGTCCTAAGTTCTCATCTCTCTTCCTAGCCAATCAAGCACGGGATATGCGAAATACAGCACCAAGAAGGCTGGAACCGCAACGAGAATTGTTATTGCCAAGTAGAGCATTAGGATAGCAGCACACGCAGGTAATGCAAACGTGACGATCATGAGGAGGAGGACCAGCGGAAACTTGGCCATCGCTCTAATGAAGAAGTCGAGGGTGTTGTGGAAGGACATCTGGAGCCTTTCGGGAGTGAATCTATCTCTGTAGCGGCTGTGGTTATTTATGTAGCTTGGATGACTAAGACGATGCACCCTCCTGTTGGTGGCATCAGAGGAGCTATCTCCTGTAGTTGAAGGGCACCGCTGAGACCATATTTGTTGACAATCTCTGCAGATGGAGGAAAGTGCCTTCACCCTCTCACCGTTTCTGCTCTCCACCATCCACAGTATGAAGAAGTTCTTGCTTGGAAATCTAATATTCCCCTTGTAAAGGAA is a window encoding:
- the LOC121770516 gene encoding uncharacterized protein LOC121770516; amino-acid sequence: MRYGKSQSVNRLNLLASPRTWFGQKKNIAELARGCHETSDDEISSNASTDEGLECPICWESFNIVENVPYVLWCGHSLCKNCILGLRLATLKFSAHQIQIPFFVSCPWCNLLTFRFLYKGNIRFPSKNFFILWMVESRNGERVKALSSICRDCQQIWSQRCPSTTGDSSSDATNRRVHRLSHPSYINNHSRYRDRFTPERLQMSFHNTLDFFIRAMAKFPLVLLLMIVTFALPACAAILMLYLAITILVAVPAFLVLYFAYPVLDWLGREMRT